The Primulina huaijiensis isolate GDHJ02 chromosome 9, ASM1229523v2, whole genome shotgun sequence genomic interval GATGTTGTCACCATCATAGGTACTCAAGATATTGTGTCTGGAGAGGTGGATAGATAGGACTAGTACTTTCTCAATCAGGACCCTAGCTTTATTGTGAGCCAAAAACAAAGATGGTTCCTCTTTCCCTTCTATCTTCAGTACTAGAGATGAACGAATTCGATATGCCCGAAATTGAGATCGTTCTCTCGGGGTCCATGTCAGGTAATTCAGAAGCTTTCACCACCGATAACTCGATCTTTCCCGACCGATAACTCGATCTTTCCCGTAGGGCCTTCACGGCCAGAGTTGCTTTTCTTCGCAAACTCTTCCTTGATTGCTTCAGCATCTATCTTATGACTTCTACTAATCGTCAGTCCCCAGAAAAACACCGTATTTGGAGCGTGCAATGTAGCATCAACATATTCTGTAGGGTTGGGATCCCAAAATCCCAGCAAATCCTCCACCTGTCAAGTATGAAAGTTCGTATTTCAAGAGAAATAGGACATGGTATTTTCATGCAAGAAGTAGAGTGTTACAGAGTAGGCAAACTTAAGAGCAATTCAGCATCATACCTTTGCTAGAAGGCAGCACAATCGAGACTTGACCTAACCAACCCAGATTCCGAAATCCGAACTATCAGATGATGAAAGACGGATTTTAAAAAATCGGGCATATGGTATGCATGAGAAAACGGCTCGAATAAACCTTTCCAACCGAAAGTTGGGCTCAGGACATCCTGAATCAGCAAGAAAATTGTAAAAACAGTAGCAAAGACAGAACACAATAGGGCAGATGTTCAACTTGAGAGCATGTTGTATCAGTCAAGAAGTTGTTTCGAACCTTTGTCAAGCAGTGTCCCGCGTAGAAACTCTTCTCCGATGGGGCGGAATGTGATAGTAGTTATGTTAGAATGGCAATACTCATTTGGGCTACATGGTAGTTGAATTGGGATTAGAGACTTTTCAGGAGGAAGGTAATCTGTTGGCAGTATACCATGAAAAGATAACTGGTGTTTGGCTGGACCAGAAGGCAAATGGCTTAAAGAAAATTGAAACCTGAGCACATAGCCAGGTATCAGGATGTCTTTGACAGATTACAGCCGCAAGGACCGCCAAATGAACCCCTCCGAAAAATCCGGATAACTGTGCTAAGTTATCAGATTATAAAATTAACATGATCGTAAATGATGAAACAGAGTCCATTCTCTAAAAAAGAGTCAAACATCGAAAGGGAAAAATTCGGGAATTGTTGTTACCCATAACTTGGAATGAAATCCTTACATTGCAATAAATGCCTCGTCTCCTTGCCCAAAATTTGACACAGCGTAGGAGTGACTGATATGTATGAGTAGAGTCTATTTAAGAGGTTCGTCAAGAACTTTTAGCAAATATGGTAAGAAATATCAAGAATTTACCCAGGCAAAACTTGTCCTTGCCGTCATGTTAAACACAATATCATGAAAAAGTTTGTGGGAGAGAATTATATAAACAACAAAAACCAAAGAGGTATTTGGAATGGTGACATTTTCTTGGTTGGTACATTCTTGACTTGCCTCCTCTTTCGTTTAAGCCAAACCTGTACCTTGTGAAACACGATTAATCGCAGAAAAATGAGTGAAAATGGTTTCTTCAAAGACAACAAGAAACTGGCGGACATAATGGGATTCAGAGGATGAATTTTATTTGATTCGGGCAGAAAATTTTGAATGTCATCATAATGTTtgatataaattcataaaatggAGTGGGACGGATTTGAAATCAATTGTTTAAAATACCTAAACAAGCACAACAGATTTGAAGcataaatttcaaatgcttcGATGGAAACCCATCCTTGACAAAATCGACATGCAAATATGAATTCCTCCAAATCGAATCATAGTTCAAAAAAGGGCAGGATGAATATACCATTATGTATGGCACAAGTTGAAAAATGCTCATGTTAGCTCGTACACCTGACAAACTTCTCCAACTTATCTCATCCATATTCGCTAAAATGGGTGGGTCGAAGGCATCCACATCCTATACATACACATTCAGCAAATAAACAGCCATAATTTTGAGAGGAATATATTGTAAACCTTCAACTCATTCTAAAaaatcaatgaatgtgacaAAATCCCACATCAGAAACAGATATTCCATGAATCAAGGCATACATACGGAAGATCAACCGAGTCGAACTTGAATCAGATGAGAGGAACTTTGGCATCCTTAACACAGTAGATCACAGAAATCTCATGTTTACTCTCGAGCATGTTAAGTAGAACGATGAAGAAATCCTACCTACAAAACTGTGGCATAGAAAAGATGAATAAAGAACATGTATTGCAACAGTTTACATGCGAGGACGAGAATCGCTTATTGCCATTGTAGCAAAGCATGGTCCAACACATAGAACATCAACATGAGACTTGTATATATGATTATGAACCAACAATATTTAATACCCATTTTTTAATACTCATGTTTGAGGAGAAATAGTAAGATTGACATATATTTCAAGATAGATAGAtacatgtaatttttaagttaatgTGTGTAAAAGCTTGACATTAACCTGAGAtgtgatatatttaatttttaaagttaGTTGAGTTTTTCTTGTAATTATGACAAACCTCAAAGAAGATATATGTAATTAAcctcaaagaaaaatataataattttaacttgtacaaaataataataataataataataataataatagtaataataataatactactactaataataataataataataataatactactactaatactaatactaataataataataataataatactactactactactactactactaatactactactactactaataataataataataataatactaataataataataataatactaataatactaatactaatactaatactaatactaataataataataataataatactaataatactaataatactaatactaataatattaatactaatactaataatactaatactaataatactaataataatactaatactaatactaataataatactaataataataataataataataatactactactaatactaatactaataataataataataataataataatagtagtaatagtaataataataatagtaataataataataataatagtagtaatagtaataataataatagtaataataataataatagttaatagtaatagtaatagtaatagtaatactaatactaatagtaatactaataataataataataataataataataacaacaataataataacaacaataataagaacaataataagaacaacaacaataataataacaacaacaacaataataataataagaataataataacaataataagaacaataataataagaataataataacaataataacaataataataataataacaataataacaataataataataataataataataacaacaataataataacaacaataacaacaacaacaacttTAGTGCTAAAAGAATGAggttcttttaaaaaaaataaattaagaataaGTTGATTTCCCGGAGTTCATAAAAATAATGCAAAATATGAGACACAATGCTTTTAAGATCTCGAGTGGTATAAATTGGAACATAAGGCAAAGGACATGGCAAGGTTATGTTTAACCGATCATTATGATACAAGTGATAGCATAGAGAGACAGGTCTCGGGAGGAACATAATGCATCTTTATTGTTTGAAATATATGTAAAAATCCAAACAAGGGAAGAATCTAAAACTCGATGATTGCTGCACCACCCGATGGCTTCGACGCGAAAAGGTATTGGCCAAGATCATTCTTATTGATCACCCCTTTGTCGATTCTCGACTGAAAAAATTGTTCCTGATACAAGCACATAATGACATTGATGTCAAATGGCATTAATGGAAGTTTCACTGATTTTCTTGAGTGAAGCTCTAACCTTCAAGTTAAGGATGAATTGTGGGACAATATTTTCCTTCACCAATGCTACCGCACAACCACCCCATCCGGCTCCCGTAAGCCTAGCCCCAAGAGCACCATTATCTCGACATATCTTTACAAGCTCCTCCAGTTCAGGACAACTGATTAGAAAGGGATAAAATGTTTGCATCATAAGCCCAAAGGGGTGTGTTAACTCGGAAAAAACTAGTCTATTAGATGAGAGAGCCTCCCGATTTCACGAGTACTAATGTAAATTTAAAGTGAGATCACAAGAAGTAACCTTACCTAAATGGATCCTCTGGTATAGGTATGGAAAGATCAGGTCGTTCGGTGTTTTCAATTGGAAATAGTATTTACTATCATTCACATTTCACGAAAAGTAAGATGGATTTTCTATACCTGCATTCATAGTAGACGCTGCAGCTGTAATGGCTCTCATTCATGAGGTCCCCAAGCTTTTTCAGCATGTCTTCCTCACTGCAATAAGATATCCTCCATGACTAATGTTTCCAAACTACGGAATGTCTATAAGAGAGATAATAGTCACCTTGACTTTGATGAGACGGTATCTTTGAAAGCATATACACGTTTTGCCTCAGAATAGACATGAGCTGCCCTCTGAACATACGTTATGGTTCAGAATGAATTTAATTGGAAAATACAAAAAGCATACAAAGCAAAAAAAATAGATTAGAAAAGTTATATTTCATTGATCCTCTGTGCCCACAAAAATTCATGACAAAATTCAAAGGCATATACTGACTAGGAACATATTATGTATGGAGATATGAAACTACATATTAAGAAAGATTAAGGCTGTGTATCAAGAGAACAAAAATCGAAACATTGCACTAATGTAATGTCCcagaatcacaaaaaaaaattgacaagaAAAACGACAGAAGGCTGCAAGTTCACCTGATGTAGCTTAAAATGATTCGCAGCTCTCAGAACATCCAAGGAAGAAGGAGAACCGGCAAAAATGGCTTGCAGCTTTTCATTGGTAATGTTCTCGATATCTTCCGCACTGTAAGGTTCTTCTTTCAATAATTCCTAGGTGAGACCAGCCATCAAAGACAATTAAAAATGTGCAACGATGCCCACAAGAAACTAAAAAGTAATCTAAGGTACTTAATTCGTAAGTATGACAATAAACATAATATGGGTATGGTAGTTTAATAACTAAATATATTGAGATTAGGTAAAAGGCTTTCCTCTTACAaagttgagaagaaaaattggTACCTTGACAGCAATAACTGGATCAGAAGACCCACGCGTGCCCGCAAATGATACACATAGTGCTTCAACATCTGAAAGTGTTTTTATGTTGGCTATGGCCTCTTCAGGCTTCATTCCAAGCTTTATACCTAACACAATCTACACCGGACCAACAATTAAGTTTTGCAGGAATAAAAGGAAAAGAGAACACACAAGAAACAAAAGCAAAAACCCATTAACACAAATTATtgaacatttttaaataaattgtgaCTATCGTAATCCCTAATTAGAGGGAGAGAAGATAGTCAggcaataaaaaatttaatgagaAACTTAAAAGGCATGTTTAAGAATCATGCTGAAACTATTCCAAGAATAGCATAAAGTTAACAAAAACTCACAGAAGCTAAACGGCATTCGACAACCCTATTGTTGTAATTAGTAGCAGCAGTGACTGCTTTCTGAGATTCAGCCAATGAATGAGCTATGACAAATGTTCCACCAGCAGGGAGCTGCACCTCCGTAGCATGAATAGGGTTAAAATCAATAAGTGCCGCGAAACCAGATTGGGCCATCACAGATATAGCCTGTCCAGTTATGCAATAAAATTTTCTGTCAGCTGTGGACAATGGACAGAACTTTGCTTGGACACACAAAAGATATTCTAAGTGTCTAAAAACAACTCTCAAAGTTCATGACAAATAAGGGCACACCGTGTACTACGTAGGAACATTTCAAATAAATACCTGATCCATTCCACCAGATTGGGTACCGATATGCCTTTCGCATTCACATGTAAGTTGAGCAAGCTCTTCCTGAGTATCAAAGTTTAACATATTAttgtttcaaataaaaatgGAAGATCATTTAATCCATGGAGATCCTTAAATCACAACCAACTAAAtcatgtttgcttcttgctacCCCAAACCAAAATGTATGGaaaccaaatattttgaagaaatttAATGACTTAGATCTAATAATCTAATTCACCCATAAAAAGGCCAATTCGTAATGTCAGAAACATATGCAACACCTTGGGAAAATTTGCGCCAAATGTGGCCATTATGGCTATTGTAGAAGAGCAAACAAATGCAGCAGAGCTTGATAAGCCAGATCCTACATCAGAGAAAGAAGATGCCTAAAAACCAAGAAAtggaattaattataaaaagttCAGCTGAGATGCAAATTTTTATTAGGAAGGACGAAAATACCAGTAGGAACAATGCCATCAACAACAACATCAAGTCCAACTGTTTCGCCAACGTCTATCCCCTTTAATTTGGCATGCTCATAAAAACCTTTGTACCTTAAACACCAGGATTTTTATATCAACACTTTTGGCATTTTATGTAACTGTTGCATAATATTCTAAAGTcccaaaaaaaatgtaataagcAAACCAGTAAATCATTGTGTTGAGGTAGACGTTTAGTCATAAAATAACAGTATCACACCATAGAGTTACAAGAAACAGTTAAAACTAAATTTAAGAAATACAAAAAGCATCTTACCCGCAAATAAAATAGTGACCCCATCTGTGattcttcaaatcaatttcctGAAAAATAGAACACTACTTATTCAATGGAACAGAGATAGTCCTTCTATCCATGATAAAACCAGATACAAGTTTATAAAGTCAAATTTGTCACTCTGTCAGAGTTCCAGTAATAAGAGAAATCTCTATGAGATGCAAACTTTTAGGTGAATCTTTTCATACTACCAGGCACCGAAACTCTATATTTTGCAGATCTTCTAACTCAGAAAACTTTTGTAGCATGGACCCACTTTAAACCTCGACATGAAAGGGTAAAAAAGAATAAAGCAACTAAAATTGCTTTTTCAAAATTCATAGATCGAAAGCACAAGCAAGCAACACAATGCCCAAAAGATAAAAACATTCCATCCGACGAGCCCGAAAGCAATTCCCACAAGTTCCCATTTCAAAAATCTCACATTCGAACAACTAAATGAATACAATGTATGAAGAACAACATTCCCAcgtacacacacacaaacagaAAGATAGAAAAAACAAGAAGCCTAATATCGATAAATTTGATCAGGATCTGAAGGGTATCTATGCTTTGTACACATCTCAATTATTCACACACTGCAAAAAGTTTCACCATACCTGATCAGGGTCAGCAGGATAAGTACACAAAGCATACTTCTCACTGTTCACATTCCCAATTCTCAACACTTTTTCAGTCTCACCCTCCTCGCGTTTTCGTATCGCCACGATAGTGTCTTGCCTGATCGCCATCGGCAAAACTGAATATCCTTCATAATCTATGTGCTCACCTATCAAGTTAACTCTCCCTAGACAAAATGTCCCGACATAAAACCAAGTCCATCTTAATATTCATGACGCAAAACCCATAAACggattaaacaaaaaaaaacagttGATTCATATGGGTCACAGTACCCGGAGATCGAGCGTAAATATCAGGTGGGTGGCCAAAAAAGTCCAAGAATTTGGACTTCAAATTACAAAATCTTTGCTCCGCCTCTTCTAGCTGTGATCCAGTTCCGTAAACATGTTCAAGAGAAGCGAAAACGGGCACTTTCTGCTCCTCGTTTTTCGCCATTGGCCTTTGATCGTCTGTTTCTTGTGATTTGTGAATGAAGTAAAGAAGGGGTGAGGATCACTTGATGACTAGATTggattaaattatataaagatTCAATGCATTTGTGTAGATTACATCGGATTACATAAAGAAATTTTGGAGGCTTGTGGGTTGTTGGCTTCTTGGGATGGGAATCaagaaattatttggaaaattttATGGTTCTTCTCAAAAGGCTGTCCTACTTTTTGGATTGATTTTAAGGAAAGGGTCAAAATAATGTAGTGTCAATGAATATGATGTGTggatatcagtatattttattgaatttatttattataaaatatatacgaACATTGTataaagagtatgtctcttgtgggacggtctcacgaatctttatctgtgagacggatattNCTTTCTGAGATTCAGCCAATGAATGAGCTATGACAAATGTTCCACCAGCAGGGAGCTGCACCTCCGTAGCATGAATAGGGTTAAAATCAATAAGTGCCGCGAAACCAGATTGGGCCATCACAGATATAGCCTGTCCAGTTATGCAATAAAATTTTCTGTCAGCTGTGGACAATGGACAGAACTTTGCTTGGACACACAAAAGATATTCTAAGTGTCTAAAAACAACTCTCAAAGTTCATGACAAATAAGGGCACACCGTGTACTACGTAGGAACATTTCAAATAAATACCTGATCCATTCCACCAGATTGGGTACCGATATGCCTTTCGCATTCACATGTAAGTTGAGCAAGCTCTTCCTGAGTATCAAAGTTTAACATATTAttgtttcaaataaaaatgGAAGATCATTTAATCCATGGAGATCCTTAAATCACAACCAACTAAAtcatgtttgcttcttgctacCCCAAACCAAAATGTATGGaaaccaaatattttgaagaaatttAATGACTTAGATCTAATAATCTAATTCACCCATAAAAAGGCCAATTCGTAATGTCAGAAACATATGCAACACCTTGGGAAAATTTGCGCCAAATGTGGCCATTATGGCTATTGTAGAAGAGCAAACAAATGCAGCAGAGCTTGATAAGCCAGATCCTACATCAGAGAAAGAAGATGCCTAAAAACCAAGAAAtggaattaattataaaaagttCAGCTGAGATGCAAATTTTTATTCGGAAGGACGAAAATACCAGTAGGAACAATGCCATCAACAACAACATCAAGTCCAACTGTTTCGCCAACGTCTATCCCCTTTAATTTGGCATGCTCATAAAAACCTTTGTACCTTAAACACCAGGATTTTTATATCAACACTTTTGGCATTTTATGTAACTGTTGCATAATATTCTAAAGTcccaaaaaaaatgtaataagcAAACCAGTAAATCATTGTGTTGAGGTAGACGTTTAGTCATAAAATAACAGTATCACACCATAGAGTTACAAGAAACAGTTAAAACTAAATTTAAGAAATACAAAAAGCATCTTACCCGCAAATAAAATAGTGACCCCATCTGTGattcttcaaatcaatttcctGAAAAATAGAACACTACTTATTCAATGGAACAGAGATAGTCCTTCTATCCATGATAAAACCAGATACAAGTTTATAAAGTCAAATTTGTCACTCTGTCAGAGTTCCAGTAATAAGAGAAATCTCTATGAGATGCAAACTTTTAGGTGAATCTTTTCATACTACCAGGCACCGAAACTCTATATTTTGCAGATCTTCTAACTCAGAAAACTTTTGTAGCATGGACCCACTTTAAACCTCGACATGAAAGGGTAAAAAAGAATAAAGCAACTAAAATTGCTTTTTCAAAATTCATAGATCGAAAGCACAAGCAAGCAACACAATGCCCAAAAGATAAAAACATTCCATCCGACGAGCCCGAAAGCAATTCCCACAAGTTCCCATTTCAAAAATCTCACATTCGAACAACTAAATGAATACAATGTATGAAGAACAACATTCCCAcgtacacacacacaaacagaAAGATAGAAAAAACAAGAAGCCTAATATCGATAAATTTGATCAGGATCTGAAGGGTATCTATGCTTTGTACACATCTCAATTATTCACACACTGCAAAAAGTTTCACCATACCTGATCAGGGTCAGCAGGATAAGTACACAAAGCATACTTCTCACTGTTCACATTCCCAATTCTCAACACTTTTTCAGTCTCACCCTCCTCGCGTTTTCGTATCGCCACGATAGTGTCTTGCCTGATCGCCATCGGCAAAACTGAATATCCTTCATAATCTATGTGCTCACCTATCAAGTTAACTCTCCCTAGACAAAATGTCCCGACATAAAACCAAGTCCATCTTAATATTCATGACGCAAAACCCATAAACggattaaacaaaaaaaaacagttGATTCATATGGGTCACAGTACCCGGAGATCGAGCGTAAATATCAGGTGGGTGGCCAAAAAAGTCCAAGAATTTGGACTTCAAATTGCAAAATCTTTGCTCCGCCTCTTCTAGCTGTGATCCAGTTCCGTAAACATGTTCAAGAGAAGCGAAAACGGGCACTTTCTGCTCCTCGTTTTTCGCCATTGGCCTTTGATCGTCTGTTTCTTGTGATTTGTGAATGAAGTAAAGAAGGGGTGAGGATCACTTGATGACTAGATTggattaaattatataaagatTCAATGCATTTGTGTAGATTACATCGGATTACATAAAGAAATTTTGGAGGCTTGTGGGTTGTTGGCTTCTTGGGATGGGAATCaagaaattatttggaaaattttATGGTTCTTCTCAAAAGGCTGTCCTACTTTTTGGATTGATTTTAAGGAAAGGGTCAAAATAATGTAGTGTCAATGAATATGATGTGTggatatcagtatattttattgaatttatttattataaaatatatacgaACATTGTataaagagtatgtctcttgtgggacggtctcacgaatctttatctgtgagacggatattctatcaatattcacaataaaaagtaatacttttagcataaaaagtaatactttttcatggatgacccacataagatatccgtctcataaaatacgacccacgagatcgtctcacataaatttttgttttgtataaaaTGAGACCCCTAGACCTCTAAattttgacccgaagcttaccaaactccttaaaacatcccaaaacatatttaaaagtgtTTCTTATTCTTTCCGGTtgattttattgtgttataCATGGAAGAGGATCGAGAGATTCCTTTCAGATCCCCGATGTATAttctataaaattttaacaGTATTCAATGATTAAGGAAacctaaaataaaaacaaacaaaattaattgcaatacaaaaaatcaaggagCCTTTCGTTTTGCCAGCTCGATCTCACTCATAGGAGGGGGGACGCTGTTATACGATGTAGGGGGAGCGGAAGAGTCCGAGCCTTCTAAGTGAAGATCAAAAGCAGTATGAACAAATGACTTGGCGCTATGAACTTGTGGTTCTTCAACGAGTTTTCCCTTGCCTTTATTTGATGATGATGCAGGCAGCACAGGTCTAAAAGCAGAAGACCCGGCCGATGGAGTACAGAACCAGTGCTTGATGTCTTGTGACTGTGGTGGTATTCGAGGAAGGGGTCCTTGGAAACGCCTGCTTGCAGGATTGATAATTGAATTTGATTTCCAATATATAatcttttgtttaaaaaaagtcaaaacATAACGAAATGAAAGTCGAATATTAACTTTGATTACAAAATTATGCTAACTTTATTACATttaacacaaaattttaatgtgtattcaattatattttgtattaatattttatttatgtgtGCGCAAAGATTTGCCGGCATTTATAATTGGATACTTTGGTCCTCTTATTCTTTACTAATTCTCGATTCAGTCTCTTTTCTTTCAATTGATCTAAAATAGTTCTCCAATTTTAATTAGTGTCCCATTTTAGTTCGATATTCAAATTTTACGCATGATttctatttttacttttttttatctaGCTCATTccgtaaattaaattaaatatcatacCTTTTGACCAAAATGTCATCGGGACATGTTTGTTGGATTTTACAAACTGTTACTTACAGCCTAATCACACAGTAGCAATCGACGATTCATATCTTAGATTCCTTCAACAACATCTAACACAACCTTGTTTTATTTCCTACATCAAGTCGTAGagtaatatattaaatttgaaacaagtATAACATGAGAGAGGCAAAAGCCTGGTGATTTCATTCAgacataataaatattattacattaataatttattacattAATAACATCATGTAGATGAGAAGATAACTTGTTTAACTACTTGTTGTAGCTAAAAATATAATAGACataaattgaaaagaaaatattacaatatttatttgaaaaaaaaactgaaGAGAATGATCGACGCTATCAACTTCCTTCTTCCTTCGTATTTATAGAAGCCTTTTTCGAATTCGGACTTCAGACTTCAGACTTGTAGATAATATTTGCATTATTGATTGTCAGTTGTTATTAGCAACATCTTGTAGTGGGTGGCCCTGTCTTTTTGTGGTGGTTGAGTCATTTgtcacatgtttttttttatctctgtCGGGGAATCTTTTGCTTTTGAGGTCCAGAGAAAAATGCTTTTTGTGTGGTCTCTCACGACTTGGACTTA includes:
- the LOC140984694 gene encoding galactokinase-like; the encoded protein is MAKNEEQKVPVFASLEHVYGTGSQLEEAEQRFCNLKSKFLDFFGHPPDIYARSPGRVNLIGEHIDYEGYSVLPMAIRQDTIVAIRKREEGETEKVLRIGNVNSEKYALCTYPADPDQEIDLKNHRWGHYFICGYKGFYEHAKLKGIDVGETVGLDVVVDGIVPTGSGLSSSAAFVCSSTIAIMATFGANFPKEELAQLTCECERHIGTQSGGMDQAISVMAQSGFAALIDFNPIHATEVQLPAGGTFVIAHSLAESQKXISVSQIKIRETVPQETYSLYNVRIYFIINKFNKIY
- the LOC140985067 gene encoding galactokinase-like — translated: MAKNEEQKVPVFASLEHVYGTGSQLEEAEQRFCNLKSKFLDFFGHPPDIYARSPGRVNLIGEHIDYEGYSVLPMAIRQDTIVAIRKREEGETEKVLRIGNVNSEKYALCTYPADPDQEIDLKNHRWGHYFICGYKGFYEHAKLKGIDVGETVGLDVVVDGIVPTGSGLSSSAAFVCSSTIAIMATFGANFPKEELAQLTCECERHIGTQSGGMDQAISVMAQSGFAALIDFNPIHATEVQLPAGGTFVIAHSLAESQKAVTAATNYNNRVVECRLASIVLGIKLGMKPEEAIANIKTLSDVEALCVSFAGTRGSSDPVIAVKELLKEEPYSAEDIENITNEKLQAIFAGSPSSLDVLRAANHFKLHQRAAHVYSEAKRVYAFKDTVSSKSSEEDMLKKLGDLMNESHYSCSVYYECSCPELEELVKICRDNGALGARLTGAGWGGCAVALVKENIVPQFILNLKEQFFQSRIDKGVINKNDLGQYLFASKPSGGAAIIEF